A genomic region of Ewingella sp. CoE-038-23 contains the following coding sequences:
- a CDS encoding trans-sulfuration enzyme family protein translates to MKHLENTRQLGMRTLAVHAGQQPDPLTGAITTPITATSSFSYDDFDSGARRFSGEEPGYSYSRFANPTVAVVEQKMAALEGGESAVACASGMAAISAVLFALLSPGDEIIHVGTLYGGTEGVIRNLLPRYGIKPIYVADTKDLQAALTPQTKMVFVETPANPVLGIADIAEIARIAKQAGAVSVVDNTFATPYLTRPLDMGIDISLHSATKYISGHGDATGGIVVGSKALIDPIRVLCLKQFGGCLSPFEAALLIRGLKTLPLRVEASSVGAAHIAEVLHAHPAVSQVFYPGLKSHPGHEIAARQMKLFGGIMAIELRGGREAARTFLDKLTLITQAVSVGDTDSLACHPATTTHSAVSPEVRRLSGITDGLVRISIGIEDVEDLVADLEQALEGL, encoded by the coding sequence ATGAAACATCTGGAAAACACCCGCCAATTGGGCATGCGTACGCTTGCTGTGCACGCGGGTCAACAGCCTGACCCTTTAACTGGCGCGATCACTACGCCAATCACCGCGACCTCTTCTTTCTCTTACGATGACTTTGACAGCGGCGCGCGTCGCTTCAGCGGCGAAGAGCCGGGCTACTCTTATAGCCGTTTCGCTAACCCAACCGTGGCGGTTGTTGAGCAGAAAATGGCGGCACTGGAAGGCGGCGAAAGTGCCGTGGCCTGTGCCAGCGGCATGGCGGCCATCAGCGCCGTGCTGTTTGCCCTGCTGTCGCCGGGCGATGAGATCATCCACGTGGGTACGCTGTATGGCGGCACCGAGGGTGTGATCCGCAACCTGTTGCCGCGCTACGGCATCAAACCGATTTACGTGGCGGACACCAAAGATCTGCAAGCCGCCCTGACGCCGCAGACCAAAATGGTGTTTGTGGAAACCCCAGCCAACCCCGTTTTGGGTATTGCCGATATTGCAGAAATTGCCCGTATCGCCAAGCAGGCTGGTGCTGTCAGCGTGGTGGATAACACCTTCGCCACCCCTTACCTGACCCGTCCGTTAGATATGGGGATCGACATCTCCCTGCACTCCGCCACCAAATATATCAGCGGTCACGGCGACGCCACCGGCGGTATCGTGGTGGGTAGCAAAGCGCTGATCGACCCAATTCGCGTGCTGTGTCTGAAGCAGTTCGGCGGCTGTTTAAGCCCGTTCGAAGCCGCTTTATTGATCCGTGGTTTGAAAACGCTGCCACTGCGCGTTGAAGCCAGCTCCGTCGGCGCGGCGCATATTGCCGAAGTACTGCATGCGCATCCGGCGGTGTCGCAGGTGTTCTATCCGGGGCTGAAAAGCCATCCGGGCCATGAGATTGCAGCGCGTCAGATGAAACTGTTCGGCGGCATCATGGCAATTGAACTGCGCGGCGGCCGTGAAGCAGCGCGCACCTTCCTCGACAAGCTGACGCTGATCACTCAGGCCGTTTCCGTCGGCGATACCGACTCTCTGGCATGTCACCCGGCAACCACTACGCACAGCGCGGTTTCGCCAGAAGTCCGCCGTCTGAGCGGCATCACTGACGGCTTGGTGCGCATCAGTATTGGCATCGAAGATGTGGAAGATCTGGTGGCAGACCTTGAGCAGGCGCTCGAAGGTCTGTAA
- the glpE gene encoding thiosulfate sulfurtransferase GlpE, with amino-acid sequence MEQFESISVEQAHTRLKQGDAVMVDIRDPQSFGAAHAPGAFHLSNESMLAFMERADTKTPVMVMCYHGISSRGAAQYLLTQGFESVYSIDGGFEAWSNTFPQDVEA; translated from the coding sequence ATGGAACAATTTGAATCGATCAGCGTTGAACAAGCGCACACCCGCCTGAAACAGGGCGACGCGGTCATGGTAGATATCCGCGACCCGCAAAGCTTTGGCGCGGCCCATGCTCCGGGGGCATTCCACCTCAGCAATGAAAGCATGCTGGCGTTTATGGAACGCGCCGACACCAAAACCCCAGTGATGGTGATGTGCTATCACGGCATTAGCAGCCGCGGCGCCGCGCAATACCTGCTGACTCAGGGTTTTGAATCGGTTTATAGCATCGACGGCGGTTTCGAAGCCTGGTCAAACACCTTCCCTCAGGATGTAGAAGCCTAA
- a CDS encoding NYN domain-containing protein, whose protein sequence is MKKTAVMIDGGYFIRRIDYFLRKHFSGMTIDAAQLVKIIWRIVRFHLDSPHGRHAELEPLALYRIYYYDCPPLDKQIKFPLPLEGHKTPSTKNFKAHAPNVLRNELHEELRLNRKTALRMGVLSTTGQWQVKERRLKQLINNEVSWNELTNDDFYYEYKQKAVDIKLGMDITILAHEKLVDVIILLAGDADFVPAAKHARIKGVDFILDPMHQKVSASLSEHVDGVQSSNIVVAIADICKIQPTHKPEWWEAHVDRRREKRSQRAS, encoded by the coding sequence ATGAAAAAAACGGCAGTTATGATCGACGGCGGGTATTTTATTCGCCGCATAGATTATTTTTTGAGAAAGCATTTTTCTGGAATGACAATCGATGCGGCACAGCTAGTAAAAATCATTTGGCGTATCGTTAGATTTCACTTGGACTCCCCACACGGCAGACATGCCGAGCTAGAGCCTCTCGCGCTTTATCGTATCTATTATTATGACTGCCCACCTCTTGATAAGCAGATTAAATTTCCACTTCCTCTTGAAGGCCATAAAACACCTTCTACGAAAAACTTTAAAGCCCATGCTCCAAATGTTTTACGCAATGAATTACATGAAGAATTAAGGCTTAATCGCAAAACTGCTTTAAGAATGGGAGTGTTATCTACAACGGGCCAGTGGCAGGTAAAAGAAAGAAGGTTGAAGCAACTTATCAATAATGAAGTAAGTTGGAATGAACTCACCAACGATGATTTCTATTATGAATATAAGCAAAAAGCCGTCGATATAAAGTTAGGGATGGATATCACTATTTTGGCCCATGAAAAACTGGTGGATGTCATTATCCTGCTTGCAGGAGATGCTGATTTTGTTCCTGCTGCAAAGCATGCTCGAATCAAAGGCGTGGATTTTATTCTTGATCCAATGCATCAGAAGGTATCTGCATCATTATCGGAACATGTTGATGGTGTTCAGTCTAGCAACATCGTTGTCGCTATTGCGGATATCTGTAAGATTCAACCAACCCATAAACCCGAATGGTGGGAAGCACATGTTGATCGTAGAAGAGAGAAACGTAGCCAGCGGGCGAGTTAG
- the glpG gene encoding rhomboid family intramembrane serine protease GlpG, with protein sequence MVRILSLNNPRLALAFVDYMATQGIKLQVKNESQEVQIWLEDEARLPEVEQQLALFLEDPLHPRYQAASWQTGNTGANLSYQHYSYWQRIRSQAGPLTMVMIFLCIAVYILQQIYGDENVMRTLAWPMDSSQYLEIWRWFSPALLHFSLLHILFNLLWWWYLGGPVEKRLGTGKLFTITLVSALVSGWGQSLFSGIWFGGLSGVVYALMGYVWLTGELKPERGISLPRGLMVFSIAWLVLGYFNVMGLAIANAAHVFGLVLGLLMAFVDTRTSHKKQN encoded by the coding sequence ATGGTGCGCATTCTCAGCCTGAACAACCCCCGCCTGGCGCTGGCCTTTGTCGATTACATGGCAACTCAAGGGATAAAACTGCAGGTCAAAAATGAAAGTCAGGAAGTGCAGATCTGGCTGGAAGATGAAGCCCGGCTACCGGAAGTCGAGCAGCAATTAGCCCTCTTTCTAGAAGACCCGCTGCATCCGCGCTATCAGGCGGCCAGCTGGCAGACCGGCAACACCGGCGCTAACCTCAGCTATCAGCATTACTCCTACTGGCAGCGCATTCGCAGTCAGGCAGGCCCGCTGACCATGGTGATGATATTCTTGTGCATCGCGGTCTATATTCTGCAACAGATTTATGGCGACGAAAATGTCATGCGCACGCTGGCATGGCCGATGGACAGCAGCCAATATCTCGAGATTTGGCGCTGGTTCAGCCCGGCGCTGCTGCACTTCTCCCTGCTGCATATTCTGTTTAACCTGCTGTGGTGGTGGTACCTCGGCGGCCCGGTGGAAAAGCGTCTGGGCACTGGCAAACTGTTCACTATTACCCTGGTTTCGGCACTGGTCAGCGGCTGGGGACAGTCACTTTTCAGCGGGATCTGGTTTGGCGGCTTATCCGGCGTAGTATATGCCCTGATGGGGTATGTCTGGCTGACCGGCGAGTTAAAACCGGAACGCGGTATTTCTCTGCCACGCGGACTAATGGTATTTTCCATTGCCTGGTTGGTGCTGGGCTATTTCAACGTGATGGGGCTGGCTATCGCCAATGCCGCGCACGTTTTCGGTCTGGTGCTTGGCCTGCTCATGGCCTTTGTTGACACCCGTACGTCACATAAAAAACAGAATTAG
- the glgP gene encoding glycogen phosphorylase — protein sequence MTSPFNYTSPTVSVEALKHSIAYKLMFIIGKDPSIATQHDWLNATLFAVRDRMVERWLRSNRAQTSQDVRQVYYLSMEFLIGRTLSNALLSMGIYDDIKQALDEMGFDLEELIGEENDPGLGNGGLGRLAACFLDSLATLALPGRGYGIRYEYGMFAQNIINGQQMESPDYWLEYGNPWEFQRHSTRYKVRFGGRLQHEGSKTRWLETEEVIALAYDQVIPGFDTDATNTLRLWGAQASNEINLGKFNQGDYFAAVEDKNHSENVSRVLYPDDSTYSGRELRLRQEYFLVSATVQDILNRHYVTHHTYENLADKIAIHLNDTHPVLSIPELMRLLIDEHKFTWEQAWGTVTQVFSYTNHTLMSEALETWPVDMIGKILPRHLEIIFQINDHFLKEVAVKVPDDSGILSRVSIIDEGNGRRVRMAWLAVIASHKVNGVSALHSELMVQSLFVDFAHIYPDRFCNKTNGVTPRRWLGLANKPLSKVLDDAIGHNWRTDLSQLEELKQNIDYPSFLEALRKAKLENKKRLALYIAQKLDVVVDPKSLFDVQIKRIHEYKRQLMNVLHVITRYNRIIEDPDAGWVPRTVIFAGKAASAYYAAKQIIRLINDVAAVINEDPRVRDKLKVVFIPNYSVSLAQIIIPAADLSEQISLAGTEASGTSNMKFALNGALTIGTLDGANVEMLEHVGEENIFIFGNTTPQVEQLRRDGYNPHSYYEQDAELHQVLTQIATGVFSPNEPKRYSNLFDTLVNLGDHYQVLADYRSYVDTQDKVDELYKQPEEWTRRTLLNIANMGYFSSDRTIQEYADEIWNIKPIKL from the coding sequence ATGACCTCACCGTTTAATTACACATCGCCTACTGTCAGTGTTGAAGCGCTGAAACACTCTATTGCCTATAAGTTGATGTTTATCATCGGCAAAGACCCCTCTATCGCCACCCAACACGACTGGCTGAACGCCACGCTGTTTGCCGTGCGCGACCGCATGGTAGAACGCTGGCTGCGCTCCAACCGCGCGCAAACGTCGCAGGATGTGCGTCAGGTTTATTATCTGTCGATGGAGTTTTTGATTGGCCGCACCTTGTCTAACGCGCTGCTGTCGATGGGCATCTACGATGACATCAAGCAGGCGCTGGATGAAATGGGCTTTGACCTTGAGGAGCTGATCGGCGAAGAGAATGACCCCGGCTTGGGCAATGGCGGGTTGGGGCGTTTGGCGGCCTGTTTCCTTGATTCACTGGCGACGCTGGCGCTGCCGGGCCGTGGCTACGGCATTCGCTATGAATACGGCATGTTCGCGCAAAATATCATTAATGGTCAGCAGATGGAGTCCCCAGACTATTGGCTGGAGTACGGCAACCCGTGGGAATTCCAGCGCCACAGCACCCGCTACAAGGTGCGTTTCGGCGGGCGTTTGCAGCATGAAGGCAGCAAAACCCGCTGGCTAGAAACCGAAGAAGTTATTGCGCTGGCTTATGATCAGGTTATCCCCGGTTTCGACACCGACGCTACCAACACGCTGCGCCTGTGGGGTGCGCAGGCCAGTAACGAAATCAACCTTGGCAAATTCAATCAGGGCGACTACTTTGCGGCGGTGGAAGATAAAAACCACTCGGAAAACGTGTCGCGGGTGCTCTACCCGGATGACTCCACCTACTCGGGCCGCGAGCTGCGCCTGCGCCAAGAGTACTTTTTGGTGTCGGCTACCGTGCAGGACATCCTCAACCGCCACTACGTCACGCACCACACTTACGAGAATCTGGCGGACAAAATCGCCATCCACCTCAATGACACTCACCCGGTGCTCTCCATCCCTGAGCTAATGCGTCTGCTGATTGACGAGCATAAATTCACGTGGGAGCAGGCGTGGGGGACAGTGACGCAGGTCTTCTCCTACACCAACCACACCCTAATGAGCGAAGCGTTGGAAACCTGGCCGGTGGATATGATTGGCAAAATCCTGCCGCGCCATCTGGAAATTATCTTCCAGATTAACGACCACTTCCTCAAAGAGGTGGCGGTGAAAGTGCCGGATGACAGCGGCATTCTCTCCCGCGTGTCGATTATTGATGAAGGCAACGGCCGCCGTGTACGCATGGCGTGGCTGGCGGTGATTGCCAGCCATAAAGTGAACGGCGTGTCGGCGCTGCACTCGGAGTTGATGGTGCAGTCGCTGTTTGTCGACTTCGCCCACATCTATCCAGACCGTTTCTGCAATAAAACCAATGGCGTGACCCCGCGCCGCTGGCTGGGGCTGGCCAACAAGCCGCTGTCGAAAGTGCTGGATGACGCCATCGGCCATAACTGGCGTACGGACCTCAGCCAGCTGGAAGAGCTGAAACAGAATATCGACTACCCAAGCTTCCTCGAGGCGCTGCGCAAGGCCAAGCTGGAGAACAAAAAGCGGCTGGCGCTGTATATCGCTCAGAAGCTCGACGTGGTGGTGGACCCGAAAAGCCTGTTCGACGTGCAGATTAAGCGCATTCACGAGTACAAACGCCAGCTGATGAACGTGCTGCACGTCATCACCCGTTATAACCGGATTATCGAAGATCCCGATGCTGGCTGGGTGCCGCGCACGGTGATTTTTGCCGGGAAAGCGGCCTCTGCGTACTACGCGGCCAAGCAAATTATTCGCCTGATCAACGACGTAGCCGCGGTGATCAATGAAGATCCCCGCGTGCGCGACAAACTCAAAGTAGTGTTCATTCCGAACTACAGCGTGAGTTTGGCACAGATCATCATTCCGGCGGCGGATCTCTCTGAACAGATCTCGCTGGCGGGCACCGAGGCGTCCGGCACCAGTAATATGAAGTTTGCGCTCAACGGCGCGCTAACCATCGGCACGCTGGATGGCGCCAATGTCGAAATGCTGGAGCACGTCGGCGAAGAGAATATCTTTATCTTCGGCAACACTACCCCGCAGGTCGAGCAGCTGCGCCGCGACGGCTACAACCCGCACAGCTACTATGAGCAGGACGCTGAGTTGCATCAGGTGCTAACTCAGATTGCCACCGGCGTCTTCAGCCCTAATGAGCCAAAACGCTACAGCAATCTGTTCGACACGCTGGTTAACCTTGGCGACCATTATCAGGTATTGGCGGACTATCGCAGCTATGTCGATACCCAAGATAAAGTGGATGAACTCTACAAACAGCCCGAAGAGTGGACCCGCCGCACCCTGCTGAACATCGCCAACATGGGCTATTTTTCCTCCGACCGCACCATCCAAGAATACGCGGATGAGATCTGGAACATTAAGCCGATTAAGTTGTGA
- the glpD gene encoding glycerol-3-phosphate dehydrogenase: METKDLIVIGGGINGTGIATDAAGRGLSVLLLEAQDLACATSSASSKLIHGGLRYLEHYEFRLVSEALAEREVLLRLAPHIAFPMRFRLPHQPHLRPAWMIRIGLFMYDHLGKRTSLPSSKGLKFGADSVLKPELTKGFEYSDCWVDDARLVVLNAQEVEERGGEVRTRTRVTRAWREDGMWMVEAEEVDTGKTFTWRAKGLVNATGPWVKHFFDDGLKLKSPYGIRLIKGSHIVVPRAHNQPQAYILQNEDHRIVFVIPWLDEFSIIGTTDVEYHGDPKDVQIDEKETSYLLKVYNDHFKKQLTTEDIVWSYSGVRPLCDDESDSPQAVTRDYTLDVHDQNGKAPLLSVFGGKLTTYRKLAEHAMEKLGKYYPKAGPAWTKNAVLPGGKLGGDRETYAANLRNRFKWLPESLARRYTHTYGSQTELFIADATSLESLGEDFGHGLYEAELRYLVEKEWVCELDDAIWRRTKLGMWLDKAQQARVAEWLAANKQQKKDISLAS; the protein is encoded by the coding sequence GTGGAAACCAAAGACTTGATCGTAATCGGTGGCGGTATCAATGGTACTGGCATCGCTACGGATGCGGCTGGCCGCGGGCTGTCCGTTCTGCTGCTGGAAGCGCAAGACTTGGCCTGCGCAACCTCTTCAGCTAGCTCAAAACTGATTCACGGTGGCCTGCGCTACCTCGAACATTATGAATTCCGCCTGGTCAGTGAAGCACTGGCCGAGCGCGAAGTGCTGCTGCGCCTTGCGCCACACATTGCATTCCCAATGCGCTTCCGCCTGCCACACCAGCCTCACCTGCGCCCGGCCTGGATGATCCGCATCGGCCTGTTTATGTACGACCATTTGGGCAAACGTACCAGCCTGCCGTCCAGTAAAGGGCTGAAGTTTGGCGCGGATTCCGTGCTCAAGCCGGAGCTAACCAAAGGTTTCGAATACTCTGACTGCTGGGTTGATGATGCGCGTTTAGTCGTACTTAACGCTCAGGAAGTGGAAGAACGCGGCGGCGAAGTTCGTACTCGCACCCGAGTTACTCGCGCATGGCGCGAAGACGGCATGTGGATGGTGGAAGCCGAAGAAGTCGATACCGGCAAAACCTTCACCTGGCGCGCCAAAGGTCTGGTCAACGCGACTGGCCCTTGGGTGAAACACTTCTTCGACGACGGCCTGAAACTGAAATCGCCATACGGCATCCGCCTGATCAAAGGTAGCCATATCGTGGTGCCACGTGCGCACAATCAGCCGCAGGCCTATATTCTGCAAAACGAAGACCACCGTATTGTGTTCGTTATTCCATGGCTGGACGAGTTCTCGATCATCGGCACCACCGACGTGGAGTACCACGGCGATCCGAAAGACGTGCAGATCGACGAGAAAGAGACCAGCTATCTGCTGAAAGTGTATAACGACCACTTTAAGAAACAGCTGACCACCGAAGATATCGTCTGGAGCTACTCCGGCGTTCGCCCGCTGTGCGACGACGAATCAGATTCTCCACAGGCCGTGACTCGCGATTACACGTTGGACGTTCACGACCAAAACGGCAAAGCCCCGCTGCTGTCGGTGTTTGGCGGCAAACTCACCACTTACCGTAAGCTGGCTGAGCACGCGATGGAGAAACTGGGTAAATACTATCCGAAAGCAGGCCCGGCGTGGACCAAAAACGCCGTGCTGCCGGGTGGTAAACTCGGCGGTGACCGTGAAACTTACGCCGCCAATTTGCGTAACCGTTTCAAATGGTTGCCTGAATCACTGGCCCGCCGCTATACCCACACTTACGGCAGTCAGACCGAGTTGTTTATCGCCGACGCTACCAGCCTTGAATCACTGGGCGAAGATTTCGGTCACGGTCTGTACGAAGCCGAGCTGCGCTATCTGGTTGAGAAAGAGTGGGTTTGCGAACTCGACGACGCCATCTGGCGCCGTACCAAGCTCGGCATGTGGCTGGACAAAGCCCAACAGGCGCGCGTCGCCGAGTGGCTGGCAGCCAATAAGCAGCAGAAGAAAGACATCTCGCTTGCCTCCTAA
- the ycaC gene encoding isochorismate family cysteine hydrolase YcaC, with protein MTVAYKRLNKDDVAVLLVDHQTGLLSLVRDIDPDKFKNNVLALADIASYFKLPTILTTSFEEGPNGPLVPELKSQFPDAPYIARPGQINAWDNEDFVKAIKATGKKQLLIAGVVTEVCVAFPALSAIEEGFEVFVVTDASGTFNEMTRHSAWDRMSNAGAQLMTWFGVACELHRDWRNDVEGLGALFSNHIPDYRNLMTSYSKLTQNS; from the coding sequence ATGACTGTAGCTTACAAGCGTTTGAACAAAGATGATGTCGCCGTGCTGTTGGTCGATCACCAAACCGGCCTGCTCTCTCTGGTGCGCGATATCGACCCGGATAAATTCAAAAATAACGTGCTGGCCTTGGCCGATATCGCCAGCTACTTCAAGCTGCCGACCATCTTAACCACCAGTTTTGAAGAGGGTCCAAACGGCCCGCTGGTGCCTGAGCTGAAAAGCCAGTTCCCAGATGCGCCCTATATCGCACGCCCTGGGCAGATTAATGCGTGGGATAACGAAGATTTCGTCAAAGCCATCAAAGCCACGGGCAAGAAACAGCTGCTGATCGCCGGCGTAGTCACCGAAGTGTGCGTGGCCTTCCCGGCGCTGTCCGCCATTGAGGAAGGCTTCGAGGTCTTCGTGGTCACCGATGCTTCCGGCACTTTCAATGAAATGACTCGCCATTCGGCATGGGATCGCATGTCCAATGCGGGCGCACAGCTGATGACCTGGTTCGGCGTGGCCTGTGAGCTACACCGCGACTGGCGTAACGATGTGGAAGGGCTGGGCGCGCTGTTCTCCAACCACATTCCTGATTATCGCAACCTGATGACCAGCTACAGCAAACTGACTCAAAACAGCTGA
- a CDS encoding LysR family transcriptional regulator, which yields MRDLNDLYYFVEVVNHRGFSPAGRALGMPKSKLSRRIALLEERLGTRLIQRSTRRFTVTEVGQVYYQHCRAMLIEAEAADEAIALRYAEPRGVVRVTCPVALLEARVAEMLAEFMVEYPLVDVHLEATNRRVDVVGEGIDVAIRVRPPPLEDSDLVMRVLADRAQCLVASPKLLEKQGLPLTPADLIGWPSLDLGVPQNDHVWTLNGPDGEQAAIRHQPRLVTRSMPALRAAAVAGVGIVQLPTMMLTEQIARGELIQVLQGWQPRREIIHAVFASRRGLLPSVRALLDLLAERFSNLKED from the coding sequence ATGCGCGATTTGAACGATCTCTATTATTTTGTCGAAGTGGTGAATCATCGAGGTTTCTCGCCGGCCGGGCGCGCCTTGGGTATGCCGAAATCCAAGCTCAGCCGCCGCATTGCGCTACTAGAGGAGAGGCTGGGGACGCGGCTCATTCAGCGCTCCACGCGGCGCTTTACCGTGACCGAGGTGGGGCAGGTTTATTACCAGCACTGCCGCGCAATGCTGATTGAGGCCGAGGCGGCGGACGAAGCTATTGCACTGCGCTACGCCGAACCGCGCGGCGTGGTGCGAGTCACCTGCCCCGTGGCGCTTCTAGAAGCGCGAGTGGCGGAGATGCTGGCAGAATTTATGGTCGAATATCCGCTGGTGGATGTGCATTTGGAAGCTACCAATCGGCGAGTTGACGTGGTGGGTGAAGGCATTGACGTAGCGATCCGAGTTCGGCCGCCGCCGCTGGAAGACAGTGATCTGGTGATGCGCGTATTGGCGGACCGTGCGCAGTGCTTAGTGGCCAGCCCCAAGCTATTGGAAAAACAGGGATTACCCTTGACTCCCGCTGATCTTATCGGTTGGCCAAGCTTGGATTTGGGCGTGCCGCAAAACGACCACGTTTGGACGTTGAATGGGCCGGACGGCGAGCAGGCGGCGATTCGCCATCAGCCGCGTTTAGTGACGCGCAGTATGCCTGCATTGCGGGCTGCGGCGGTGGCTGGCGTAGGGATTGTGCAGTTGCCGACCATGATGCTGACGGAGCAGATTGCCCGAGGGGAGCTGATACAGGTGCTGCAGGGTTGGCAGCCGCGACGCGAAATTATTCATGCGGTTTTCGCGTCACGACGAGGACTTTTGCCTTCCGTCAGGGCACTGCTCGACCTGCTGGCCGAGCGTTTTTCGAACCTGAAAGAAGACTAA
- a CDS encoding DeoR/GlpR family transcriptional regulator: protein MKQTQRHDAIIELVRQQGYVSTEELVEHFAVSPQTIRRDLNDLAEQNKIHRHHGGAALPSSSVNAAYHDRKIMWSEEKARIAQRVAAQIPDGATLFIDIGTTPEAVAHALLNHKNLRVVTNNLNVATLLTAKEDFRLILAGGEVRTRDGGIMGEATLDFISQFRLDYGILGISGIDMDGSLLEFDYHEVRTKRAIIENSRCVMLVTDHSKFGRNAMVNLGNMSLIDYMFTDQKPPESVMKLIEKYDVQLELC, encoded by the coding sequence GTGAAACAGACACAACGCCATGATGCCATTATTGAACTGGTGCGCCAGCAGGGTTATGTGAGTACGGAAGAGCTGGTTGAGCACTTTGCCGTCAGCCCGCAGACCATTCGCCGCGACCTGAATGACCTCGCCGAGCAGAACAAAATTCATCGCCACCACGGCGGTGCTGCCCTGCCTTCCAGCTCGGTGAATGCCGCCTATCACGACCGTAAAATCATGTGGTCGGAAGAGAAAGCGCGCATCGCCCAGCGCGTCGCGGCGCAAATCCCCGACGGCGCGACGCTGTTTATTGATATCGGCACCACGCCGGAAGCCGTGGCCCACGCGCTGTTGAATCACAAAAACCTGCGCGTAGTGACCAACAACCTCAACGTTGCCACCCTGCTCACCGCCAAAGAGGATTTTCGTTTGATCCTCGCCGGTGGCGAAGTGCGCACCCGCGATGGCGGCATTATGGGCGAAGCGACGCTGGACTTTATCTCCCAGTTTCGTCTCGACTACGGCATTTTGGGCATCAGCGGCATCGACATGGATGGCTCACTGCTGGAGTTCGACTATCACGAAGTGCGCACCAAGCGCGCCATCATTGAGAATTCGCGCTGCGTAATGCTAGTGACCGACCACTCGAAATTTGGCCGTAACGCCATGGTAAACCTCGGCAACATGAGTCTGATTGACTATATGTTTACCGATCAGAAGCCGCCAGAAAGCGTGATGAAGCTGATTGAGAAGTACGACGTCCAGCTCGAACTCTGCTAA
- a CDS encoding pirin family protein, whose translation MKKILGTYSAPRQHWVGDGFPVRSMFSYGSHGKHVSPFLLLDYAGPAQFAPNDGQPRGVGQHPHRGFETVTIVYQGEVQHRDSTGAGGVIGPGDVQWMTAGSGILHEEFHSEAFSRQGGGLEMVQLWVNLPAKDKMTQPGYQTLTDKHIPAVNLPDNAGYLRVIAGEFDGQRGPAHTFSPLDVWDVRMTQNGKARFDIPAGRTLMLVMLHGTLLINGNDVVREAQLVQFDPQGSSIELEANTDAVFLLLSGEPIDEPIVGHGPFVMNTQEEIREAIDDFNSGRFGQMHS comes from the coding sequence ATGAAGAAAATCCTCGGCACGTATAGCGCACCGCGCCAGCACTGGGTTGGCGATGGCTTCCCGGTCCGTTCAATGTTCAGTTACGGCAGTCACGGCAAGCACGTCAGTCCGTTCCTGCTGCTCGACTACGCGGGTCCGGCGCAGTTCGCCCCAAATGATGGCCAGCCGCGCGGCGTCGGGCAGCACCCGCACCGTGGCTTTGAGACGGTCACCATCGTCTATCAGGGTGAAGTGCAGCATCGCGACTCCACCGGCGCGGGCGGCGTTATCGGCCCTGGCGACGTACAGTGGATGACCGCCGGTTCGGGCATTTTGCACGAAGAGTTCCATTCCGAGGCCTTCTCCCGCCAGGGCGGTGGGCTGGAAATGGTGCAGCTGTGGGTCAATTTGCCCGCCAAAGACAAAATGACCCAGCCCGGCTACCAGACGCTGACCGACAAACACATTCCGGCGGTTAATTTGCCGGATAACGCCGGGTATCTGCGGGTGATTGCCGGGGAATTCGACGGCCAACGCGGCCCGGCGCATACCTTTTCGCCGCTGGACGTATGGGACGTGCGGATGACGCAAAACGGTAAGGCGCGTTTCGATATTCCAGCAGGCAGAACCCTAATGCTGGTGATGCTGCACGGCACCTTGCTCATCAACGGCAATGACGTGGTACGCGAAGCGCAGTTGGTGCAGTTCGACCCGCAGGGCAGCAGCATTGAGCTGGAAGCCAATACCGACGCGGTGTTCTTGCTGCTCAGCGGCGAGCCAATTGATGAGCCAATCGTGGGGCACGGGCCTTTCGTGATGAACACGCAGGAGGAGATCAGAGAAGCCATCGACGATTTCAACAGTGGCCGATTTGGTCAGATGCATTCCTAA